Genomic DNA from Peribacillus simplex NBRC 15720 = DSM 1321:
TATCATTTTTATGCTTTAAATAAAAATCGACCAAAGCAGGAATGCCTTCCCTGAAATGCAGCAAAAAGATAAGAGCGTCTGACTACTTTTCTTAAACAGTTCACCAGCGAAACGTTAATAAACTTCACAAACGTACGAGGTTTTTCCTTGAACCCTCTTTATATAATGCCAGAGACGCAGCAGCCTGTATAATATAATCGTTTGGAACCAAGTTCACAACCGGTCCCCTCTCTTCATAAGATTCCTGCCCGATTCCTGCCACATAATCGGTGCTAAAATAAGTATACCTCTTACTCTGATAAATTCGTTTACAGTAACCACTACATCACATCACGTTTTACAACTCAATTGGTGAAACCCCTTGAAATCCATCCCTTTCACAAATAACCTTAAATAGTAATCTTCCAGACATAACAGCACCACAAAAATGGAATATATAGTAAAAAGTTTTCATTATTAAGAGGAGTATTCACGTTCGCTATCGAAGGTAATGTATAGGAATCCGAATTCGGCTATAGGCAAAAAGGAAATCCAGCAGACAAGTTTATCGGTTTTTAGTGTTTAATATTGGGTAATGGAGGATAAATTCATATTATCGAATAAAAATTATTATCTATATAACCGATTTTCCGTTACTATATAAGAAGGCGATTTTTTCGCGCATACATATTTGAGGTGAGCGCACAAGTGAAAAGAATAATTAAAGCATACGACTTCCCTATTTTCATCGCTGTCGTATTACTCTGTTTGTTTGGTTTAGTCATGATTTACAGTTCGAGCATGATTACTGCTGTCGCTCGATACGACAAGCCCATGGATTTCTTCTTTGAGAAACAAAAAACGGCCTTTCTCATTTCATTTCTGGCAATGATTGTCACGATGATCCTTCCCTATAAGATGTACAAAAACAAAATGTTCTTGATGTCTATGATGTTTGGGATGGCCGGTGTCCTTTTGCTGCTATTTATCTTCGGCCATACAGCAGGAAATGCCACAAGCTGGTTCAAGTTAGGGACAGCATCGATCCAGCCCGCCGAATTTTCCAAATTAGCCATGATCATTTATCTGGCAGCCATTTACGGAAAAAGGCAGGATCGTATCAATAGTATTGATAAAGCCGTCATTCCCCCGATTTTCTTTCTGGTATTCATCTGTTTTTTAATCGGAATACAGCCTGACTATGGAACGGCAGCTGTCATTTTCCTGATTTCAAGTACCATGATCATTTCATCCGGGATGTCTTTTAAGAGTATATTCAAACTCTCTTTGATTACTGCGATTTTTGTTGCCATTTTTGCATTAGGGGTACTCGTGACAGGAAATTTCTCAGCCGTTCTCTCTGAAAATAAAGTGTCTCGTTTTACGGGGTTTGCAGACCCTTTCGGAAAGGCAGGAGAAAGCGGGTATCAACTCGTGAATTCATTATTCGCAATAGGATCCGGCGGACTTACTGGAGTGGGACTTGGTGACAGTGTACAAAAATACGGGTACCTGCCTGAATCACATACTGATTTCATCATGGCCGTCATTGCAGAAGAGCTCGGAATATTCGGAGTGGGATTCGTTCTATTGACACTAGGTTTTATCGTCCTAAGGGGATTTGTACTTTCAGCAAAATGCAAAGATCCATTTGGAAGTCTTTTATTGATCGGCATCTCATCCATGATCGGCATTCAAGTTGGCATCAACGTTGGCGGAGTGACTGGACTTATCCCAATTACAGGGATCACCCTTCCATTCATCAGTTATGGAGGATCTTCCTTACTGCTGCTCATGCTTTCAATGGGCATATTCCAAAATGTCGTCATGCGAATGAATTTACTTGAACAGAAAGAAAAGGTCGTGTCCATCCCAAAAGATGAGATTGCGTCTTCAAAATAAACGATCAACTTCTTGACCCCCTGATATTTCTGTTCATGTCAGGGGGTCTTTCCCTTCTTCCTCAAGGTTATGGAAGTTAAAAAAACAGGCAGTCGAAACCGACCGCCTGTTTTTTTATTTATAATGGATACCGATTTTCGTAAAGCCAGCAATCAAACTGAGCAATGGACAAAGTAAGCAGAAGAATGCAAATGGGGCATATTCAAGGGTTGATACACCCAATACCTGTGTCAGGAATACACCGCAGACACCCCAAGGAACCAGAGGATTCACAACTGTTCCCGCATCTTCAAGTACCCTCCCAAGCGTTTTTGGCTGCAATCCTAAATCTTCATATTTCTGCTGAAAGGCTTTCCCAGGCAGTATAACTGACAAATACTGTTCCCCCACTAGGAAATTCACGCTGATTCCTGCAAATACGGTAGCTGAAATCACTTTCGCTACACTCGTCAATGAATCCTGGACCGCATTTAAAATAGAAGGGATGACTCCTAATTCAAACAATAGTCCGCCCATCGCCAATGCCAACAACACCATCGAAACGGAGAACATCATACTTTCAATGCCGCCCCGCGATAGGATTGAGTCAAGTTGATCCATTCCACTCTTCAGTACAAAACCGCCGTATAAGATATCCGCTAGTTTTGCAACTGTCAAACTTGGCGTTTGTATGAAAGCAATGACAGCCGCCGAAACGATTCCTGCTGACAATGTCGGAATCGCCGACACCTTTTTCAAAGCCATGACTAGAACGATGACAAACGGAATCAAACTCCATATGCTAATGTTCGTTTCCATTTCCAAGGCTTTGGTCATGGCTTCGATTTCCTCAACACGGGACAGTTTGACATTCGGTGAAAGGAAGTAAAAGATGATAAGTGATATTATAAAACCTGGAATCGTTGTCCAAAGCATATTATTAATATGTTCAAATAATGGTACTCCAACCGTTCCGGAAGCAAGGTTGGTCGAGTCG
This window encodes:
- a CDS encoding FtsW/RodA/SpoVE family cell cycle protein, coding for MKRIIKAYDFPIFIAVVLLCLFGLVMIYSSSMITAVARYDKPMDFFFEKQKTAFLISFLAMIVTMILPYKMYKNKMFLMSMMFGMAGVLLLLFIFGHTAGNATSWFKLGTASIQPAEFSKLAMIIYLAAIYGKRQDRINSIDKAVIPPIFFLVFICFLIGIQPDYGTAAVIFLISSTMIISSGMSFKSIFKLSLITAIFVAIFALGVLVTGNFSAVLSENKVSRFTGFADPFGKAGESGYQLVNSLFAIGSGGLTGVGLGDSVQKYGYLPESHTDFIMAVIAEELGIFGVGFVLLTLGFIVLRGFVLSAKCKDPFGSLLLIGISSMIGIQVGINVGGVTGLIPITGITLPFISYGGSSLLLLMLSMGIFQNVVMRMNLLEQKEKVVSIPKDEIASSK
- the nhaC gene encoding Na+/H+ antiporter NhaC: MRLEDAKLKLSLPEAIGVLAVLFLIIATGIIHYGLAPHIPIIAAILFLFVYGKIKKLPFSIMEAAIVKGAVSGMGAIYIFFFIGMLISIWMASGTIPTIMYYGFDWISGEYFYAVTFLVCSLIGLCIGSSLTTSATIGVAFIGMAAAMDLSLAITAGAIISGAFLGDKMSPLSDSTNLASGTVGVPLFEHINNMLWTTIPGFIISLIIFYFLSPNVKLSRVEEIEAMTKALEMETNISIWSLIPFVIVLVMALKKVSAIPTLSAGIVSAAVIAFIQTPSLTVAKLADILYGGFVLKSGMDQLDSILSRGGIESMMFSVSMVLLALAMGGLLFELGVIPSILNAVQDSLTSVAKVISATVFAGISVNFLVGEQYLSVILPGKAFQQKYEDLGLQPKTLGRVLEDAGTVVNPLVPWGVCGVFLTQVLGVSTLEYAPFAFFCLLCPLLSLIAGFTKIGIHYK